Proteins encoded in a region of the Dreissena polymorpha isolate Duluth1 chromosome 6, UMN_Dpol_1.0, whole genome shotgun sequence genome:
- the LOC127833775 gene encoding major facilitator superfamily domain-containing protein 1-like isoform X2 yields the protein MSDQPNERTPLLEEGQQGSLDEKGYKGTCVVALKNSSDNMPASLPSTITQTTEAFSADINNDTSSQAPDDKINGQLCLPSSTCSRYTVLVFICLIGMGDYWCNDSPASLQNYILSDMRISQVQYMGFYSTIQWASILSCLIGGFMVDKVGIRASLTVSAFLLVVAHTIFALGAMHGQYWVMWASRALFGFVEGPVAIANDNMAVKWFRQKELNMVMGLKISAARLSSVLTINVMVPIYEYFSNVFDQPTCLGVTLLVGSGVALVSAVSAVILSILDRRADTFNHHHNLGLHTKSKENVEAMKISDVKHFSASFWLISVTTAIYYLQLMPFVAQGQVFFEIKYGRNADQADNINSDHHYANIRPCNRQGGKEHVLDVVGHHSLDRKSCALGVHLHRTVYLCDNVRHWVFTIYNSCVAAGFPCGTPT from the exons ATGTCCGATCAACCAAACGAAAGGACACCGCTACTAGAAGAAGGTCAGCAGGGTTCACTAGATGAAAAGGGGTACAAGGGCACCTGTGTTGTTGCTCTGAAAAATTCCAGTGACAATATGCCAGCATCTTTACCATCTACCATCACGCAA ACGACCGAGGCGTTCAGTGCCGATATCAACAACGACACAAGCTCACAAGCGCCCGATGACAAGATTAATGGACAACTATGTTTGCCATCATCAACTTGCAGTCGCTACACCGTGTTGGTCTTCATTTGCCTGATAGGAATGG GTGACTACTGGTGCAACGATTCTCCGGCGTCCTTACAGAACTACATCCTGTCTGACATGCGTATCTCACAGGTCCAGTACATGGGCTTCTACTCGACCATTCAGTGGGCTAGCATCCTGTCCTGTCTGATCGGAGGCTTCATGGTTGACAAGGTCGGCATCAGGGCCAGTCTTACCGTGTCAGCTTTCCTCCTCGTCGTGGCCCAT aCTATCTTTGCTCTGGGTGCCATGCATGGGCAGTATTGGGTCATGTGGGCTTCACGGGCGCTGTTTGG ATTCGTTGAGGGCCCTGTGGCTATAGCAAACGACAACATGGCCGTCAAATGGTTCCGACAAAAGGAGTTGAACATGGTGATGGGTCTCAAAATCAGCGCAGCAAGATTG AGCAGCGTCCTTACTATCAATGTGATGGTCCCAATCTACGAGTATTTCTCCAACGTGTTTGATCAACCCACATGTCTCGGAGTGACATTACTCGTTG GTTCGGGTGTTGCCCTTGTGTCTGCGGTCTCTGCTGTAATTTTGTCCATCCTCGACCGACGGGCAGACACTTTCAACCACCACCATAACCTAGGATTACATACAAAGTCAAAAG AAAACGTTGAAGCGATGAAGATATCGGACGTTAAGCATTTCTCAGCCTCATTTTGGCTGATCAGCGTAACAACCGCCATTTACTACCTTCAACTTATGCCGTTTGTGGCACAGGGGCA agtgttctttgaaattaaatatggCCGAAATGCCGACCAAGCGGACAACATAAACAG CGACCATCACTATGCCAATATTCGGCCTTGCAATCGACAAGGTGGGAAAGAACATGTCCTGGATGTTGTCGGGCATCATTCTCTCGATAGGAAGTCATGTGCTCTTGGCGTTCACTTACACAGAACCGTATATTTGTGTG